Proteins found in one Muntiacus reevesi chromosome 2, mMunRee1.1, whole genome shotgun sequence genomic segment:
- the SIAH1 gene encoding E3 ubiquitin-protein ligase SIAH1 isoform X1 gives MSMCLCSISTWGLTLCDSVDCGPPGSLVDGNFPEMSRQTATALPTGTSKCAPSQRVPALTGTTASNNDLASLFECPVCFDYVLPPILQCQSGHLVCSNCRPKLTCCPTCRGPLGSIRNLAMEKVANSVLFPCKYASSGCEITLPHTEKADHEELCEFRPYSCPCPGASCKWQGSLDAVMPHLMHQHKSITTLQGEDIVFLATDINLPGAVDWVMMQSCFGFHFMLVLEKQEKYDGHQQFFAIVQLIGTRKQAENFAYRLELNGHRRRLTWEATPRSIHEGIATAIMNSDCLVFDTSIAQLFAENGNLGINVTISMC, from the exons ATGAGTATGTGCTTGTGCTCAATCAGTACatggggtctgactctttgtgactccgtagactgtggcccaccaggctccttggtcgatgggaatttcccag AAATGAGCCGTCAGACTGCAACAGCATTACCTACTGGAACCTCAAAGTGCGCGCCGTCCCAGAGGGTGCCTGCCCTGACGGGCACAACCGCCTCCAACAATGACCTGGCGAGTCTCTTTGAGTGTCCCGTCTGCTTCGACTATGTGTTACCACCCATTCTTCAGTGCCAGAGTGGCCATCTTGTTTGTAGCAACTGTCGCCCAAAGCTCACATGTTGTCCAACTTGCCGGGGCCCATTGGGATCCATTCGCAACTTGGCTATGGAGAAAGTGGCCAATTCAGTACTTTTCCCTTGTAAATACGCCTCTTCTGGATGTGAAATAACTCTGCCACACACAGAAAAAGCAGATCACGAAGAGCTCTGTGAGTTTAGGCCTTATTCCTGTCCGTGCCCTGGTGCTTCCTGTAAATGGCAAGGCTCTCTGGATGCCGTCATGCCGCATCTGATGCATCAGCACAAGTCCATCACAACCCTGCAGGGAGAGGACATAGTTTTTCTTGCTACAGACATTAATCTTCCTGGTGCTGTTGACTGGGTGATGATGCAGTCCTGTTTTGGCTTTCACTTCATGTTAGTCttggagaaacaggaaaaatatgaTGGTCACCAGCAATTCTTTGCAATTGTACAGCTGATAGGAACACGCAAGCAAGCTGAAAATTTTGCTTATCGACTTGAGCTAAATGGTCATAGGCGGCGATTGACTTGGGAAGCCACTCCTCGATCTATTCATGAGGGAATTGCAACAGCCATTATGAACAGTGACTGCCTGGTCTTTGACACCAGCATTGCACAGCTCTTTGCAGAAAACGGCAATTTAGGCATCAATGTAACTATTTCCATGTGTTGA
- the SIAH1 gene encoding E3 ubiquitin-protein ligase SIAH1 isoform X3, producing MSRQTATALPTGTSKCAPSQRVPALTGTTASNNDLASLFECPVCFDYVLPPILQCQSGHLVCSNCRPKLTCCPTCRGPLGSIRNLAMEKVANSVLFPCKYASSGCEITLPHTEKADHEELCEFRPYSCPCPGASCKWQGSLDAVMPHLMHQHKSITTLQGEDIVFLATDINLPGAVDWVMMQSCFGFHFMLVLEKQEKYDGHQQFFAIVQLIGTRKQAENFAYRLELNGHRRRLTWEATPRSIHEGIATAIMNSDCLVFDTSIAQLFAENGNLGINVTISMC from the coding sequence ATGAGCCGTCAGACTGCAACAGCATTACCTACTGGAACCTCAAAGTGCGCGCCGTCCCAGAGGGTGCCTGCCCTGACGGGCACAACCGCCTCCAACAATGACCTGGCGAGTCTCTTTGAGTGTCCCGTCTGCTTCGACTATGTGTTACCACCCATTCTTCAGTGCCAGAGTGGCCATCTTGTTTGTAGCAACTGTCGCCCAAAGCTCACATGTTGTCCAACTTGCCGGGGCCCATTGGGATCCATTCGCAACTTGGCTATGGAGAAAGTGGCCAATTCAGTACTTTTCCCTTGTAAATACGCCTCTTCTGGATGTGAAATAACTCTGCCACACACAGAAAAAGCAGATCACGAAGAGCTCTGTGAGTTTAGGCCTTATTCCTGTCCGTGCCCTGGTGCTTCCTGTAAATGGCAAGGCTCTCTGGATGCCGTCATGCCGCATCTGATGCATCAGCACAAGTCCATCACAACCCTGCAGGGAGAGGACATAGTTTTTCTTGCTACAGACATTAATCTTCCTGGTGCTGTTGACTGGGTGATGATGCAGTCCTGTTTTGGCTTTCACTTCATGTTAGTCttggagaaacaggaaaaatatgaTGGTCACCAGCAATTCTTTGCAATTGTACAGCTGATAGGAACACGCAAGCAAGCTGAAAATTTTGCTTATCGACTTGAGCTAAATGGTCATAGGCGGCGATTGACTTGGGAAGCCACTCCTCGATCTATTCATGAGGGAATTGCAACAGCCATTATGAACAGTGACTGCCTGGTCTTTGACACCAGCATTGCACAGCTCTTTGCAGAAAACGGCAATTTAGGCATCAATGTAACTATTTCCATGTGTTGA
- the SIAH1 gene encoding E3 ubiquitin-protein ligase SIAH1 isoform X2, whose amino-acid sequence MTGKSPLPFLYSWKGVLLTCLPASGTRKRKEMSRQTATALPTGTSKCAPSQRVPALTGTTASNNDLASLFECPVCFDYVLPPILQCQSGHLVCSNCRPKLTCCPTCRGPLGSIRNLAMEKVANSVLFPCKYASSGCEITLPHTEKADHEELCEFRPYSCPCPGASCKWQGSLDAVMPHLMHQHKSITTLQGEDIVFLATDINLPGAVDWVMMQSCFGFHFMLVLEKQEKYDGHQQFFAIVQLIGTRKQAENFAYRLELNGHRRRLTWEATPRSIHEGIATAIMNSDCLVFDTSIAQLFAENGNLGINVTISMC is encoded by the exons ATGACCGGGAAGTCTCCCTTACCTTTTCTGTACTCCTGGAAAGGCGTCTTGCTCACTTGTTTACCAGCATCTgggacaaggaagagaaaag AAATGAGCCGTCAGACTGCAACAGCATTACCTACTGGAACCTCAAAGTGCGCGCCGTCCCAGAGGGTGCCTGCCCTGACGGGCACAACCGCCTCCAACAATGACCTGGCGAGTCTCTTTGAGTGTCCCGTCTGCTTCGACTATGTGTTACCACCCATTCTTCAGTGCCAGAGTGGCCATCTTGTTTGTAGCAACTGTCGCCCAAAGCTCACATGTTGTCCAACTTGCCGGGGCCCATTGGGATCCATTCGCAACTTGGCTATGGAGAAAGTGGCCAATTCAGTACTTTTCCCTTGTAAATACGCCTCTTCTGGATGTGAAATAACTCTGCCACACACAGAAAAAGCAGATCACGAAGAGCTCTGTGAGTTTAGGCCTTATTCCTGTCCGTGCCCTGGTGCTTCCTGTAAATGGCAAGGCTCTCTGGATGCCGTCATGCCGCATCTGATGCATCAGCACAAGTCCATCACAACCCTGCAGGGAGAGGACATAGTTTTTCTTGCTACAGACATTAATCTTCCTGGTGCTGTTGACTGGGTGATGATGCAGTCCTGTTTTGGCTTTCACTTCATGTTAGTCttggagaaacaggaaaaatatgaTGGTCACCAGCAATTCTTTGCAATTGTACAGCTGATAGGAACACGCAAGCAAGCTGAAAATTTTGCTTATCGACTTGAGCTAAATGGTCATAGGCGGCGATTGACTTGGGAAGCCACTCCTCGATCTATTCATGAGGGAATTGCAACAGCCATTATGAACAGTGACTGCCTGGTCTTTGACACCAGCATTGCACAGCTCTTTGCAGAAAACGGCAATTTAGGCATCAATGTAACTATTTCCATGTGTTGA